Proteins encoded by one window of Xiphias gladius isolate SHS-SW01 ecotype Sanya breed wild chromosome 15, ASM1685928v1, whole genome shotgun sequence:
- the LOC120800009 gene encoding fibrinogen-like protein 1 isoform X1, whose protein sequence is MGMLRTSVAFLLHLAACLAAPVPCEEQVVRLEAEIQGLMNVINDQHRYIQELHNSQTQQLEHIPNSHLGPENLYRDCSEVFADGNVASGLYVIRPDSSPTALSVYCDMNDGGGWTVFQRRRDGKESFDRAWVEYKHGFGDLYSPDGEFWLGNEPLHYLTSQGNYDLRIDMEDFEGNQRYAEYKNFKVGNEKDRYQLHLGEYLGNAGDALADVQSLSSARQKWTGPGFGSSGVKFSTFDQPNNADTENGDTRCIRHSKSGWWFSRCDSGNLNGHYYKGPYQAMTNDGVVWYTWHGWWYSIKSVVMMVRATDLEHPPLANTPLLGQLDSKAAGSVVELPHGQ, encoded by the exons ATGGGAATGCTGAGGACATCAGTGGCCTTTCTTCTTCACCTGGCTGCATGTCTGGCC gCCCCTGTGCCGTGTGAGGAGCAGGTGGTCCGTTTGGAAGCGGAGATTCAGGGCCTGATGAACGTGATCAATGACCAGCACCGCTACATCCAGGAGCTCCACAACAGCCAGACCCAGCAGCTGGAGCACATACCTAACTCACACCTGGGCCCTGAAAACCTGTACAGAG acTGTTCCGAGGTGTTTGCAGATGGTAACGTGGCCAGTGGACTCTATGTGATTCGTCCAGACAGCTCTCCCACCGCACTGAGTGTTTACTGTGACATGAATGATGGAGGAGGATGGACGGTCTtccagaggaggagagacggcAAAGAGAGCTttgacag AGCGTGGGTGGAGTACAAACATGGATTTGGGGACCTCTACTCACCTGATGGAGAATTCTGGCTGGGCAATGAACCTCTACATTATCTCACCTCCCAag GAAACTACGACTTGCGCATTGACATGGAGGACTTTGAGGGTAATCAGCGTTACGCAGAGTACAAGAACTTCAAAGTAGGCAATGAAAag GACCGGTACCAGTTACATTTGGGAGAGTATCTTGGGAATGCAGGGGACGCCCTGGCAGATGTTCAAAGTCTCTCTTCTGCTAGGCAAAAATGGACTGGTCCAGGCTTTGGGTCAAGCGGGGTCAAATTCAGCACCTTTGATCAGCCGAACAACGCCGATACAGAAAACGGTGACACCCGATGTATCAGACACAGCAAGTCAGGCTGGTGGTTCAGCAG GTGTGATTCAGGGAATCTGAATGGTCATTACTACAAAGGGCCGTACCAAGCGATGACCAATGACGGGGTGGTGTGGTACACATGGCACGGTTGGTGGTACTCCATCAAATCCGTGGTCATGATGGTACGAGCCACTGACCTGGAGCATCCACCGCTGGCCAACACCCCATTACTGGGCCAACTCGACAGCAAAGCGGCAGGTAGCGTTGTTGAGCTTCCTCATGGCCAATAG
- the LOC120800009 gene encoding fibrinogen-like protein 1 isoform X2 has protein sequence MNVINDQHRYIQELHNSQTQQLEHIPNSHLGPENLYRDCSEVFADGNVASGLYVIRPDSSPTALSVYCDMNDGGGWTVFQRRRDGKESFDRAWVEYKHGFGDLYSPDGEFWLGNEPLHYLTSQGNYDLRIDMEDFEGNQRYAEYKNFKVGNEKDRYQLHLGEYLGNAGDALADVQSLSSARQKWTGPGFGSSGVKFSTFDQPNNADTENGDTRCIRHSKSGWWFSRCDSGNLNGHYYKGPYQAMTNDGVVWYTWHGWWYSIKSVVMMVRATDLEHPPLANTPLLGQLDSKAAGSVVELPHGQ, from the exons ATGAACGTGATCAATGACCAGCACCGCTACATCCAGGAGCTCCACAACAGCCAGACCCAGCAGCTGGAGCACATACCTAACTCACACCTGGGCCCTGAAAACCTGTACAGAG acTGTTCCGAGGTGTTTGCAGATGGTAACGTGGCCAGTGGACTCTATGTGATTCGTCCAGACAGCTCTCCCACCGCACTGAGTGTTTACTGTGACATGAATGATGGAGGAGGATGGACGGTCTtccagaggaggagagacggcAAAGAGAGCTttgacag AGCGTGGGTGGAGTACAAACATGGATTTGGGGACCTCTACTCACCTGATGGAGAATTCTGGCTGGGCAATGAACCTCTACATTATCTCACCTCCCAag GAAACTACGACTTGCGCATTGACATGGAGGACTTTGAGGGTAATCAGCGTTACGCAGAGTACAAGAACTTCAAAGTAGGCAATGAAAag GACCGGTACCAGTTACATTTGGGAGAGTATCTTGGGAATGCAGGGGACGCCCTGGCAGATGTTCAAAGTCTCTCTTCTGCTAGGCAAAAATGGACTGGTCCAGGCTTTGGGTCAAGCGGGGTCAAATTCAGCACCTTTGATCAGCCGAACAACGCCGATACAGAAAACGGTGACACCCGATGTATCAGACACAGCAAGTCAGGCTGGTGGTTCAGCAG GTGTGATTCAGGGAATCTGAATGGTCATTACTACAAAGGGCCGTACCAAGCGATGACCAATGACGGGGTGGTGTGGTACACATGGCACGGTTGGTGGTACTCCATCAAATCCGTGGTCATGATGGTACGAGCCACTGACCTGGAGCATCCACCGCTGGCCAACACCCCATTACTGGGCCAACTCGACAGCAAAGCGGCAGGTAGCGTTGTTGAGCTTCCTCATGGCCAATAG